Proteins encoded within one genomic window of Cyprinus carpio isolate SPL01 chromosome B22, ASM1834038v1, whole genome shotgun sequence:
- the LOC109068810 gene encoding gastrula zinc finger protein XlCGF57.1-like isoform X5 yields MLDFPSVYKCRRASDHQEEMESIKTEFIKEESENMSDPEPCRIKHTEEQKDYKEENEESEVEEKHHVKPEEKLLSGLQTKNKFLKEKRAEKSFTCTQCGKSFAYKQSLRNHTRTHMGERPHKCDQCGKSFTRSSFLKEHMRIHTGEKPHICDQCGKSFTRKQSLRNHMRTHTGERPHKCDQCGKRFTRSSSLKEHMRIHNREKLSTCDQCGKTFLDSSSLKKHLTVHTKEKPHSCSSCGKSFSLRRSVILHQKTHIGVRDYICFQCGKTFNSESHLKQHQIVHTGEKPHKCSHCDKRFSLSGNLNRHERIHTGEKPHTCVQCGKSFTHKQSLRNHMSIHTGEKPHTCDQCGKSFTRSSTLKIHMRVHTGEKPYACDQCSKTFLESSVLKKHLTVHMKEKPYPCSLCGKSFSLHQTLKSHQKTHTGVRDYVCFECGKTFILEYNLKRHQRIHTGEKPYKCSHCDKRFTQSAHLKTHERIHAEGMISDGTFTLHVN; encoded by the coding sequence ACTATAAAGAAGAGAACGAGGAGAGTGAAGTGGAGGAGAAACATCATGTCAAACCTGAAGAGAAACTTTTGAGTGGCTtgcaaactaaaaataaattcttaaaggaaaaaagagctgagaaatcattcacctgcactcagtgtggaaagagtttcgcaTACAAACAAAGTCTTAGAAACCACACGAGGACCCATATGGGAGAAAGACCACAcaaatgtgatcaatgtggaaagagtttcacgcGTTCATCATTCCTTAAAGAACACATGAGAATCCATACAGGAGAAAAGCCACACatttgtgatcagtgcgggaagagcttCACACGCAAACAAAGTCTTAGAAACCACATGAGGACCCACACGGGAGAAAGACCGCAcaaatgtgatcaatgtggaaagagaTTCACGCGTTCATCATCCCTTAAAGAACATATGAGAATCCATAACAGAGAAAAGCTGtccacatgtgatcaatgtggcaAAACATTTCTTGATTCATCATCCCTGAAGAAACACCTGACAGTTCATACGAAagagaagccacattcatgttcttcatgtggaaagagtttttcccTGAGGCGAAGTGTAATATTACATCAGAAAACACATATTGGTGTAAGAGATTATATCTGTTTTCAGTGTGGGAAGACTTTTAATTCGGAATCCCATTTAAAGCAGCACCAGatagttcacactggagaaaaaccacacaagtgttcacactgcgacaagagattcagtctgTCAGGAAATCTGAATagacatgagaggatccacactggagagaaaccgcacACGTGTGTTCAGTGCGGGAAGagcttcacacacaaacaaagtctTAGAAACCACATGAGTATCCACACGGGAGAAaagccacacacatgtgatcagtgtggaaagagtttcacgcGTTCATCCACCCTTAAAATACACATGAGGGTCCACACCGGAGAAAAGCCGTACGCGTGTGATCAATGCAGCAAAACATTTCTTGAATCATCAGTCCTGAAGAAACACCTGACAGTTCATATGAAGGAGAAGCCATATCCATGTTCTTTATGTGGAAAGAGCTTTTCCCTGCACCAAACGttaaaatcacatcagaaaacaCATACTGGTGTAAGAGATTATGTGTGCTTTGAGTGTGGGAAGACTTTCATTTTGGAATACAATTTAAAACGGCaccagaggattcacactggagagaaaccttacaagtgttcacactgtgacaagagattcactCAGTCAgcacatctgaaaacacatgagaggattcacgcTGAAGGCATGATTAGTGACGGGACATTTACATTACATGTCAACTAG